One Tolypothrix bouteillei VB521301 DNA window includes the following coding sequences:
- the rplV gene encoding 50S ribosomal protein L22, which translates to MATDTTEVKAIARYIRMSPLKVRRVLDQIRGRSYREALIVLEFMPYRACDPVLKVLRSAAANAEHNAGLNRADLVITQAYADQGPVLKRFQPRAQGRAYQIRKPTCHITVAVAADPNAAQD; encoded by the coding sequence ATGGCAACTGATACTACTGAAGTTAAAGCGATCGCCCGCTATATACGTATGTCTCCCCTGAAAGTGCGGCGCGTACTAGACCAGATCCGGGGACGCTCGTATAGAGAAGCACTTATTGTTTTAGAATTCATGCCTTATCGAGCCTGCGATCCAGTTCTGAAAGTACTGAGAAGTGCTGCAGCTAACGCAGAACATAACGCTGGCTTAAATAGAGCTGATTTGGTAATTACTCAAGCATACGCAGATCAAGGTCCGGTGCTGAAAAGATTTCAACCAAGGGCGCAAGGTCGGGCTTACCAAATTCGCAAACCAACGTGTCACATTACTGTAGCTGTAGCTGCTGACCCCAACGCAGCACAAGATTAA